One Amycolatopsis thermophila DNA segment encodes these proteins:
- the secE gene encoding preprotein translocase subunit SecE, with product MVVSDNDAGGKDQEQESKRTARPVTAAARRERRASARPAGKAAKDGDKARPAGKASAGAPAVEGKSKAGEVKKGRATPKRTRKDKKPSLFARLVRFIREVWAELRKVIWPTRKQMITYTTVVLVFVAFMVALVSLLDFAFRKGVFWLFG from the coding sequence GTGGTCGTGAGCGACAACGACGCCGGCGGCAAGGACCAGGAGCAGGAGTCCAAGCGGACTGCCCGCCCGGTCACGGCCGCGGCGCGGCGCGAACGTCGCGCCTCCGCGCGCCCTGCGGGCAAGGCGGCCAAGGACGGTGACAAGGCGCGTCCGGCGGGCAAGGCGTCCGCGGGCGCTCCGGCCGTCGAGGGCAAGTCCAAGGCGGGCGAGGTCAAGAAGGGTCGCGCGACCCCGAAGCGGACCCGCAAGGACAAGAAGCCGTCGCTGTTCGCCCGGCTGGTGCGGTTCATCCGCGAGGTGTGGGCGGAGCTGCGCAAGGTCATCTGGCCGACCCGCAAGCAGATGATCACCTACACCACGGTGGTGCTGGTCTTCGTGGCCTTCATGGTCGCGCTGGTCTCGTTGCTGGACTTCGCGTTCCGCAAGGGCGTGTTCTGGCTGTTCGGCTGA
- a CDS encoding YlcI/YnfO family protein has product MTKQIAVRLPDELVSFIDHVVEEGKASSRADLVFRALERERRRFIAERDIALLTGGVPDDLDGIEEHAAPLDDLD; this is encoded by the coding sequence ATGACCAAGCAGATCGCCGTTCGTCTGCCCGACGAGCTGGTGTCGTTCATCGACCACGTGGTGGAGGAAGGCAAGGCCTCGAGCCGTGCCGACCTCGTCTTCCGCGCTCTGGAGCGGGAGCGCAGGCGGTTCATCGCCGAGCGCGACATCGCACTGCTGACGGGCGGCGTGCCGGACGACCTGGACGGGATCGAAGAGCACGCCGCCCCCTTGGACGACCTGGACTGA
- the rplA gene encoding 50S ribosomal protein L1: MAKRSKVYRQTAEQVDRTRLYAPLEAVKLAKELSKSKMDETVEVAMRLGVDPRKADQMVRGTVNLPHGTGKTVRVIAFAVGDKAAQAEAAGADAVGSDDLIERIQGGWLDFDAAVATPDQMAKVGRIARILGPRGLMPNPKSGTVTPDVAKAVTEIKGGKIDFRVDKQANLHLVIGKASFEVEKLVENYAAALDEILRAKPSAAKGRYVKKVVVSTTMGRGIPVDPSRTRNLLSEDATA; encoded by the coding sequence ATGGCAAAGCGCAGCAAGGTCTACCGCCAGACCGCTGAGCAGGTGGACCGCACGCGGCTGTACGCGCCGCTGGAGGCCGTCAAGCTCGCGAAGGAACTCTCCAAGTCCAAGATGGACGAGACGGTCGAGGTCGCGATGCGCCTCGGCGTCGACCCCCGCAAGGCCGACCAGATGGTCCGCGGCACCGTGAACCTGCCGCACGGTACCGGTAAGACCGTCCGCGTCATCGCGTTCGCCGTTGGCGACAAGGCCGCGCAGGCCGAGGCCGCCGGTGCGGACGCCGTCGGCAGCGACGACCTGATCGAGCGAATCCAGGGTGGCTGGCTCGACTTCGACGCCGCTGTCGCGACGCCGGACCAGATGGCGAAGGTCGGGCGGATCGCCCGCATCCTGGGTCCGCGTGGCCTGATGCCGAACCCCAAGAGCGGCACCGTGACGCCCGACGTGGCCAAGGCGGTCACCGAGATCAAGGGCGGCAAGATCGACTTCCGGGTCGACAAGCAGGCCAACCTGCACCTGGTGATCGGCAAGGCGTCCTTCGAGGTCGAGAAGCTGGTGGAGAACTACGCCGCCGCGCTGGACGAGATCCTGCGGGCCAAGCCCTCCGCCGCGAAGGGCCGGTACGTGAAGAAGGTCGTCGTCTCGACCACCATGGGGCGCGGCATCCCGGTCGACCCGTCCCGGACGCGCAACCTGCTCTCCGAGGACGCGACCGCCTGA
- a CDS encoding MlaE family ABC transporter permease, producing MASIGQTAKRIAHRPLEVLDNFGDQMSFYIRALAWTPRTIRRYTKEVLRLLAEVSFGSGSLAVIGGTVGVMIGLTLFTGVLVGLQGYSALNSIGTSAFTGFLTAFFNTREIAPLVAGLALSATVGAGFTAQLGAMRISEEIDALEVMGVPSLPYLVTTRIIAGFVAVIPLYVIGLLSSYLASRLVVIYIYGQSAGTYDHYFNLFLPPQDVFYSFIKVLIFSVVIILTHCYFGYRASGGPAGVGVAVGRAVRLSIVTVAIINFFIGFAIWGTSVTVRIAG from the coding sequence ATGGCGAGCATCGGTCAGACGGCGAAGCGGATCGCCCACCGTCCACTCGAGGTCCTGGACAACTTCGGCGATCAGATGTCGTTCTACATCCGCGCGCTGGCGTGGACGCCGCGGACGATCCGCCGCTACACCAAGGAGGTCCTGCGGCTGCTGGCGGAGGTGAGCTTCGGCTCGGGTTCGCTGGCGGTCATCGGCGGCACGGTCGGCGTGATGATCGGCCTGACGCTGTTCACCGGTGTGCTGGTCGGCCTGCAGGGCTACTCGGCCCTGAACTCGATCGGCACGTCGGCGTTCACCGGCTTCCTGACGGCGTTCTTCAACACCCGCGAGATCGCGCCGCTGGTCGCGGGCCTGGCGCTGTCGGCGACCGTCGGCGCCGGGTTCACCGCCCAGCTGGGCGCGATGCGGATCTCGGAGGAGATCGACGCGCTCGAGGTGATGGGCGTGCCGAGTCTGCCGTACCTGGTGACCACCCGGATCATCGCCGGGTTCGTCGCGGTCATCCCGCTGTACGTGATCGGCCTGCTGTCGTCCTACCTGGCGTCGCGACTGGTGGTCATCTACATCTACGGCCAGTCCGCGGGCACGTACGACCACTACTTCAACCTGTTCCTGCCTCCCCAGGACGTCTTCTACTCGTTCATCAAGGTGCTGATATTCAGCGTCGTGATCATCCTGACCCACTGCTACTTCGGGTACCGCGCCTCGGGCGGCCCGGCGGGCGTGGGTGTGGCGGTGGGCCGCGCGGTGCGGCTGAGCATCGTCACGGTCGCCATCATCAACTTCTTCATCGGGTTCGCCATCTGGGGGACCTCGGTGACGGTCCGGATCGCGGGGTGA
- a CDS encoding pyridoxal phosphate-dependent aminotransferase, which yields MSAPATVTARSRISARIAGITPSATLAVDAKAKELKAQGRPVIGFGAGQPDFPTPDYVVEAAAKAVHDRVNHGYTAAGGLPELKEAIAAKTLRDSGFAIEASQVLVTNGGKQAVYSAFATLCDPGDEVLLLAPYWTTYPESIKLAGGVPVQVTADESTGYRVTVDQLEAARTDRTKVLLFNSPSNPTGAVYTREQIEAIGKWAYEHGIWVVTDEIYEHLTYDGAENHSMPVVVPELADQTLVLNGVAKTYSMTGWRVGWIAGPKDVIKAATGYQSHLCGNVSNVAQRAALAAVAGPLDVVAEMRAAFDTRRKKIVSLLSDIPGVECPTPEGAFYAYPSFKEILGKEIRGEKPSDTLELADLILREADVAAVPGEAFGTPGYFRFSYALAESDLVEGVQRIAALLSEAK from the coding sequence ATGAGCGCACCCGCAACCGTCACTGCCCGCTCCCGCATCTCGGCCCGCATCGCCGGCATCACGCCGTCGGCCACCCTCGCCGTCGACGCGAAGGCGAAGGAGCTGAAGGCGCAGGGCCGCCCGGTGATCGGCTTCGGTGCGGGGCAGCCGGACTTCCCGACCCCGGACTACGTCGTCGAGGCGGCCGCGAAGGCCGTCCACGACCGGGTCAACCACGGTTACACCGCGGCCGGCGGCCTGCCCGAGCTGAAGGAGGCCATCGCGGCGAAGACGCTGCGCGACTCCGGCTTCGCCATCGAGGCCAGCCAGGTCCTGGTCACCAACGGCGGCAAGCAGGCCGTCTACTCGGCGTTCGCGACGCTGTGCGACCCGGGCGACGAGGTCCTGCTGCTGGCGCCGTACTGGACCACCTACCCCGAGTCGATCAAGCTGGCCGGCGGCGTGCCGGTGCAGGTCACCGCCGACGAGTCGACCGGCTACCGGGTCACCGTGGACCAGCTCGAGGCCGCGCGCACCGACCGCACGAAGGTGCTGTTGTTCAACTCGCCGTCCAACCCGACCGGCGCGGTCTACACCCGGGAGCAGATCGAGGCCATCGGCAAGTGGGCCTACGAGCACGGCATCTGGGTGGTCACCGACGAGATCTACGAGCACCTGACCTACGACGGCGCCGAGAACCACTCGATGCCGGTCGTGGTGCCGGAGCTGGCCGACCAGACGCTGGTCCTCAACGGTGTCGCCAAGACCTACTCGATGACCGGGTGGCGCGTGGGCTGGATCGCCGGCCCGAAGGACGTGATCAAGGCGGCGACGGGCTACCAGTCGCACCTGTGCGGCAACGTGTCGAACGTCGCGCAGCGGGCCGCGCTGGCCGCGGTCGCCGGGCCGCTGGACGTCGTCGCCGAGATGCGCGCCGCGTTCGACACCCGCCGGAAGAAGATCGTCTCGCTGCTGTCGGACATCCCCGGTGTCGAGTGCCCGACGCCGGAGGGCGCCTTCTACGCGTACCCGTCGTTCAAGGAGATCCTGGGCAAGGAGATCCGCGGCGAGAAGCCGTCCGACACGCTCGAGCTGGCCGACCTGATCCTGCGCGAGGCCGACGTCGCGGCGGTGCCCGGTGAGGCCTTCGGCACGCCCGGCTACTTCCGGTTCTCCTACGCGCTGGCCGAGTCCGACCTCGTCGAGGGCGTGCAGCGGATCGCCGCCCTGCTGTCCGAGGCGAAGTAA
- the rplL gene encoding 50S ribosomal protein L7/L12 — protein MAKLSTDELLDAFKELTLLELSDFVKKFEETFDVTAAAPVAAVAAAPGAAAAGAPAEEEKDEFDVILEGAGDKKIQVIKVVREVVSGLGLKEAKELVEGAPKPLLEKVDKDAANAAKEKLEAAGAKVSVK, from the coding sequence ATGGCGAAGCTGAGCACCGACGAACTGCTCGACGCGTTCAAGGAGCTGACCCTGCTGGAGCTCTCGGACTTCGTGAAGAAGTTCGAGGAGACCTTCGACGTCACCGCCGCCGCCCCGGTCGCCGCCGTCGCGGCCGCCCCGGGTGCCGCTGCCGCGGGCGCCCCGGCCGAGGAGGAGAAGGACGAGTTCGACGTCATCCTCGAGGGTGCCGGCGACAAGAAGATCCAGGTCATCAAGGTCGTCCGCGAGGTCGTCTCCGGCCTGGGCCTGAAGGAGGCCAAGGAGCTCGTCGAGGGCGCCCCGAAGCCGCTCCTGGAGAAGGTCGACAAGGACGCCGCCAACGCGGCCAAGGAGAAGCTCGAGGCTGCCGGCGCCAAGGTCAGCGTCAAGTAA
- a CDS encoding ABC transporter ATP-binding protein, with translation MGAEVVIEGLTKSFGRQTIWRDVTLTLPPGEVSVMLGPSGTGKSVFLKSMIGLLKPDRGKCVINGVDIVRCSEHKLYETRKLFGVLFQDGALFGSMNLYDNVAFPLREHTKKSETEIRRIVLEKLDMTGLAGAEKKLPGEISGGMRKRAGLARALVLDPEIILVDEPDSGLDPVRTTYISQLFIDVNAQIDATFLIVTHNINLARTVPDNLGMLFRKELVMFGPREVLLTSEEPVVKQFLNGRMDGPIGMSEEKDTAQMAAERAMFEAGHHAGGVEDVSGIPAQMQPTPGVPTRQGAIRRKDRVMKILHTLPPAAQEGIIESLSPEEQRHYGVSPRRAVHTGSRHAAVTTPLPTHHQGQLSEEEIARMPQSGWPSRTETTDRLRGPGAGEA, from the coding sequence ATGGGTGCCGAGGTGGTCATCGAGGGTCTGACCAAGTCCTTCGGGCGGCAGACCATTTGGCGGGACGTGACCTTGACGCTGCCTCCGGGCGAGGTGTCGGTCATGCTCGGCCCGTCGGGCACCGGTAAGTCGGTGTTCCTCAAGTCCATGATCGGGCTGCTCAAGCCCGACCGGGGCAAGTGCGTCATCAACGGCGTCGACATCGTGCGGTGCAGCGAGCACAAGCTGTACGAAACGCGAAAACTGTTCGGGGTGCTGTTCCAGGACGGCGCGCTGTTCGGGTCGATGAACCTCTACGACAACGTCGCCTTCCCGCTGCGCGAGCACACCAAGAAATCCGAGACGGAGATCCGCCGGATCGTCCTGGAAAAGCTCGACATGACCGGTCTGGCCGGTGCCGAGAAGAAGCTCCCCGGTGAGATCTCCGGCGGTATGCGCAAGCGCGCCGGCCTGGCCCGCGCCCTCGTGCTGGACCCGGAGATCATCCTGGTCGACGAGCCGGACTCCGGTCTGGACCCGGTGCGCACCACCTACATCTCGCAGCTGTTCATCGACGTGAACGCGCAGATCGACGCCACCTTCCTGATCGTCACGCACAACATCAACCTGGCCCGCACGGTGCCGGACAACCTGGGCATGCTGTTCCGCAAGGAGCTGGTCATGTTCGGGCCGCGCGAGGTGCTGCTGACCAGCGAGGAGCCGGTGGTCAAGCAGTTCCTCAACGGCCGCATGGACGGCCCGATCGGCATGTCCGAGGAGAAGGACACCGCCCAGATGGCCGCGGAGCGCGCCATGTTCGAGGCCGGTCACCACGCGGGCGGTGTCGAGGACGTCTCCGGCATCCCCGCCCAGATGCAGCCGACCCCGGGTGTGCCGACCCGCCAGGGCGCCATCCGCCGCAAGGACCGGGTCATGAAGATCCTGCACACCCTGCCGCCGGCGGCGCAGGAGGGGATCATCGAGTCCCTGTCCCCCGAGGAGCAGCGGCACTACGGTGTCAGCCCGCGCCGCGCCGTCCACACCGGCAGCCGGCACGCGGCCGTGACCACCCCGCTGCCGACGCACCACCAGGGACAGCTCTCCGAGGAGGAGATCGCCCGGATGCCGCAGTCGGGCTGGCCGAGCAGAACCGAGACCACCGACCGGTTGCGTGGACCGGGGGCCGGTGAGGCATGA
- a CDS encoding MlaE family ABC transporter permease — protein MLRETGKLFALGLDIIRGFFQRPFQLREFIQQSWFIASVTILPTALVAIPFGAVISLQFGSLARQLGAQSYTGAGSVLATVQQAAPLVTALLVAGAGGSAICADIGARTIREEIDAMEVLGVSAVQRLIVPRVLASMLVALLLNGMVSVIGVLGGYFFNVVLQGGTPGAYLASFSALAQLPDLWVGEIKALIFGFIAAVVAAYRGLNPSGGPKGVGDAVNQSVVITFLMLFVVNFVITLIYLQIVPGKLS, from the coding sequence ATGTTGCGTGAAACCGGGAAGCTGTTCGCCCTCGGGCTGGACATCATCCGCGGGTTCTTCCAGCGGCCGTTCCAGCTGCGTGAGTTCATCCAGCAGTCCTGGTTCATCGCCAGCGTGACGATCCTGCCCACCGCCTTGGTCGCGATCCCGTTCGGCGCGGTCATCTCGCTGCAGTTCGGCTCGCTCGCGCGCCAGCTGGGCGCCCAGTCCTACACGGGTGCCGGCAGCGTGCTGGCGACCGTGCAGCAGGCCGCGCCGCTGGTGACCGCCCTGCTCGTCGCGGGCGCCGGCGGCAGCGCGATCTGCGCGGACATCGGTGCGCGCACCATCCGCGAGGAGATCGACGCGATGGAGGTGCTCGGCGTCTCCGCGGTGCAGCGGCTGATCGTGCCGCGCGTGCTCGCGTCGATGCTCGTCGCGCTGCTGCTCAACGGCATGGTCAGCGTCATCGGCGTGCTCGGCGGCTACTTCTTCAACGTGGTGCTGCAGGGCGGCACGCCGGGTGCGTACCTGGCGAGCTTCTCGGCGCTGGCGCAGTTGCCCGACCTGTGGGTCGGCGAGATCAAGGCGTTGATCTTCGGGTTCATCGCCGCCGTGGTCGCCGCCTACCGCGGGCTGAACCCGTCCGGCGGCCCGAAGGGCGTCGGCGACGCGGTGAACCAGTCCGTCGTCATCACGTTCCTGATGCTGTTCGTCGTGAACTTCGTGATCACGCTGATCTACCTGCAGATCGTCCCCGGAAAGCTGAGCTGA
- the rplJ gene encoding 50S ribosomal protein L10, which produces MAKPDKVAAVAEIADHFRNSSATVITQYNGLSVSQLSQLRRALGTSAKYRVAKNTLVQRAAEEAGIEGLQDLFVGPTAIAFVQGEPVDAAKALKNFAKDNAALVIKGGYMDGRPLSVDEVNQIADLDSREVLLAKAAGAFKAKLSQAAALFQAPASQVARLAQALADKQQGDEAPAES; this is translated from the coding sequence ATGGCGAAGCCGGACAAGGTGGCGGCCGTCGCCGAGATCGCGGACCACTTCCGCAACAGCTCGGCCACCGTCATCACGCAGTACAACGGCCTCTCCGTGTCCCAGCTGTCCCAGCTGCGCCGCGCTCTCGGCACCAGTGCCAAGTACCGGGTCGCGAAGAACACCCTCGTGCAGCGGGCCGCGGAAGAGGCCGGCATCGAGGGTCTTCAGGACCTCTTCGTCGGCCCGACCGCTATCGCCTTCGTGCAGGGTGAGCCGGTCGACGCCGCCAAGGCCCTGAAGAACTTCGCCAAGGACAACGCCGCCCTGGTCATCAAGGGCGGCTACATGGACGGCCGCCCGCTGTCCGTCGACGAGGTCAACCAGATCGCCGACCTCGACAGCCGCGAGGTTCTCCTCGCGAAGGCGGCCGGCGCGTTCAAGGCCAAGCTGTCCCAGGCCGCGGCACTGTTCCAGGCCCCGGCGTCCCAGGTCGCCCGCCTCGCGCAGGCCCTGGCCGACAAGCAGCAGGGCGACGAGGCACCCGCCGAGAGCTGA
- the rplK gene encoding 50S ribosomal protein L11, with protein MPPKKKKLAAIIKLQIQAGAANPAPPVGPALGQHGVNIMEFCKAYNAATESQRGNVVPVEISVYEDRSFDFKLKTPPAAKLLLKAAGVDKGSAEPHKTKVAKVTWDQVREIAETKKSDLNANDIDQAAKIIAGTARSMGITVE; from the coding sequence ATGCCACCCAAGAAGAAGAAGCTTGCAGCGATCATCAAGCTGCAGATTCAGGCGGGTGCCGCGAACCCGGCTCCGCCGGTCGGCCCCGCGCTGGGTCAGCACGGCGTCAACATCATGGAGTTCTGCAAGGCCTACAACGCCGCGACCGAGTCGCAGCGCGGCAACGTGGTGCCGGTCGAGATCTCCGTGTACGAAGACCGGTCGTTCGACTTCAAGCTGAAGACGCCGCCGGCCGCGAAGCTGCTGCTGAAGGCCGCGGGCGTCGACAAGGGCTCGGCCGAGCCGCACAAGACCAAGGTCGCCAAGGTGACCTGGGACCAGGTGCGCGAGATCGCCGAGACCAAGAAGTCGGACCTCAACGCCAACGACATCGACCAGGCCGCGAAGATCATCGCCGGCACCGCGCGGTCGATGGGCATCACGGTCGAATAA
- a CDS encoding type II toxin-antitoxin system PemK/MazF family toxin, whose protein sequence is MRPIHTARLDKVRPVLVLTRELIRPHLTRVTIAPITSTIRGLSTEVPVGKRNGLDHDSVISCDNIQTIRKSALGKQIGRLLPEQERELTEAIRLAFDLDQ, encoded by the coding sequence ATGCGCCCGATCCACACCGCCCGGCTCGACAAGGTGCGGCCGGTGCTGGTGCTGACCCGCGAGTTGATCCGCCCGCACCTGACCCGTGTCACGATCGCCCCGATCACGAGCACGATCCGCGGCCTGTCGACCGAGGTCCCCGTCGGCAAGCGGAACGGCCTCGACCACGACAGCGTGATCAGCTGCGACAACATCCAGACCATCCGGAAGTCCGCGCTGGGCAAGCAGATCGGCCGCCTGCTGCCCGAGCAGGAACGCGAACTGACCGAAGCGATCCGGCTGGCCTTCGACCTCGATCAGTGA
- a CDS encoding SGNH/GDSL hydrolase family protein: MGKKVLIGVVVAALVGAAAAGVVFWRSGHGDSAEPPKPPGSVLGPGTGRYVALGDSYTSSPRTGAPAGTPAGCARSDNNYPHLVAAEIRPASFADVSCGGATTQQLTEPQTTPDGINPPQLDAVTPDTTLVTLGMGGNDVGLVGLARDCLTTNRAVSLCKPRLTAGGHDELADRITATAPKIRAALQEIHSRAPRARVIVVGYPTALPDGTGCWPFLPIGPDDVAYLRSSLSRLNSMLATEAKANRAGYADTATPSKGKDMCAKARVKWVEDAVPSSPAMELHPNAVGERGMADVVLDLLD; encoded by the coding sequence GTGGGGAAGAAGGTACTGATCGGGGTGGTGGTGGCCGCGCTCGTCGGCGCGGCGGCCGCCGGTGTGGTGTTCTGGCGCAGCGGCCACGGCGATTCCGCCGAGCCGCCGAAGCCGCCCGGTTCGGTGCTCGGCCCCGGCACGGGCCGGTACGTCGCGCTCGGCGACTCGTACACGTCGTCCCCGCGAACCGGTGCCCCGGCGGGCACCCCGGCCGGCTGCGCGCGTTCGGACAACAACTACCCGCACCTGGTGGCCGCGGAGATCCGGCCCGCGTCGTTCGCGGACGTCAGCTGCGGCGGCGCGACGACCCAGCAGCTGACGGAGCCCCAGACGACGCCCGACGGGATCAACCCGCCCCAGCTCGACGCGGTGACACCGGACACGACGCTGGTGACGCTCGGGATGGGTGGCAACGACGTCGGCCTCGTGGGCCTCGCGCGGGACTGCCTGACGACGAACCGGGCGGTGTCGTTGTGCAAGCCGCGGCTGACCGCAGGGGGCCACGACGAGCTGGCGGACCGGATCACGGCGACGGCGCCGAAGATCCGGGCGGCGTTGCAGGAGATCCACTCGCGGGCTCCGCGGGCGCGGGTGATCGTGGTGGGGTACCCGACCGCCCTGCCGGATGGCACCGGGTGCTGGCCGTTCCTGCCGATCGGGCCGGACGACGTCGCTTACCTGCGCAGTTCGCTGTCCCGGCTGAACTCGATGCTGGCCACCGAGGCGAAGGCGAACCGGGCCGGGTACGCGGACACGGCGACGCCCAGCAAGGGGAAGGACATGTGCGCGAAGGCGCGGGTGAAGTGGGTGGAGGACGCGGTGCCCTCGTCTCCCGCGATGGAGCTGCATCCCAACGCGGTCGGGGAGCGCGGGATGGCGGACGTGGTGCTGGATCTGCTGGACTAG
- a CDS encoding MCE family protein, giving the protein MVTLRRRLLGLLLIAVLVGGVTLSIAMYNKAFTKTVDVKLQAGEVGNQLLPQSDVKVRGLIVGSVKSIEADAEGATLTLALDPESAKMIPENVSARFLPKTLFGERYVSLEIPKQPSAKTLTAGDVIPEDRTQNAVQLSQALDDLLPVLQAVQPEKLSATLTAISSALEGRGETLGQTLSELGTYVGDLNPHLPQLQENLRELAKFSDHLSDSAPDLVQTLDNLSTTTKTIFDEQQNLQALYGNVTAASQTLESFVSANANNLISFAANSRPTAELLAKYAPEYPCLFGSMAELVPYVDQALGKGTNQPGLHATIEIVTSRGPYKAGRDEPRFEDKRGPRCYNVKDFPQPFPQYPPEGPIKDGAQPTPGSRSASDGLQPANTIADAGGYNGGGGAAGGNPANSAAELEILSQLVGPQVGMAPSDVPGWSGLLVGPLYRGAEVTVQ; this is encoded by the coding sequence GTGGTGACCCTGCGCCGCAGGCTGCTGGGCCTGCTCCTGATCGCCGTCCTGGTGGGCGGCGTGACCCTGTCGATCGCCATGTACAACAAGGCGTTCACCAAGACCGTCGACGTGAAGCTGCAGGCGGGCGAGGTCGGCAACCAGCTGCTGCCGCAGTCCGACGTCAAGGTGCGCGGGCTGATCGTCGGGTCGGTGAAGTCGATCGAGGCGGACGCCGAGGGCGCCACGCTGACCCTCGCGCTGGACCCGGAGTCGGCGAAGATGATCCCGGAGAACGTCAGCGCCCGCTTCCTGCCGAAGACGCTGTTCGGCGAGCGGTACGTCTCCCTGGAGATCCCGAAGCAGCCGTCGGCGAAGACGCTCACGGCCGGTGACGTGATCCCGGAGGACCGCACGCAGAACGCGGTCCAGCTGTCGCAGGCGCTGGACGACCTGCTGCCGGTGCTGCAGGCCGTGCAGCCGGAGAAGCTGTCCGCCACGCTGACCGCGATCTCCAGTGCCCTGGAGGGCCGCGGCGAGACGCTCGGGCAGACCCTGTCCGAGCTGGGCACCTACGTCGGCGACCTGAACCCGCACCTGCCGCAGCTGCAGGAGAACCTGCGCGAGCTGGCCAAGTTCTCCGACCACCTGTCCGACTCGGCGCCGGACCTGGTGCAGACGCTGGACAACCTGTCGACGACCACGAAGACGATCTTCGACGAGCAGCAGAACCTGCAGGCCCTCTACGGCAACGTGACCGCCGCTTCGCAGACCCTGGAATCGTTCGTGAGCGCGAATGCGAACAACCTGATCAGCTTCGCCGCGAACTCGCGGCCCACCGCAGAGTTGCTGGCGAAGTACGCGCCGGAGTACCCGTGCCTGTTCGGGTCGATGGCCGAACTGGTGCCCTACGTGGACCAGGCTCTGGGCAAGGGCACGAACCAGCCCGGCCTGCACGCGACGATCGAGATCGTCACCTCGCGCGGGCCGTACAAGGCCGGCCGCGACGAGCCTCGCTTCGAGGACAAGCGGGGCCCGCGCTGCTACAACGTCAAGGACTTCCCGCAGCCGTTCCCGCAGTACCCGCCGGAGGGGCCGATCAAGGACGGCGCCCAGCCGACCCCGGGTTCGCGGTCGGCCAGTGACGGTCTCCAGCCGGCCAACACCATCGCCGACGCCGGTGGCTACAACGGCGGCGGTGGCGCGGCGGGCGGCAACCCGGCCAACAGCGCCGCCGAACTCGAGATCCTGTCCCAGCTCGTCGGCCCGCAGGTCGGCATGGCGCCGTCCGACGTGCCGGGCTGGAGTGGTCTGCTCGTCGGTCCGCTCTACCGCGGGGCGGAGGTGACGGTGCAGTGA
- the nusG gene encoding transcription termination/antitermination protein NusG translates to MTSENGVAAGDEYDEPVEAATVADDEAAVSDQDAGTAAAGLDTDSAEAEPEDAGETEAEAAVETEAAPAEDDDEDPVEKMRKELSSLPGEWYVVHSYAGYENKVKNNLQTRTQTLDVEDYIFQIEVPTEEVTEINKNGQRKLVQRKVLPGYILVRMELNDASWSAVRNTPGVTGFVGATSKPSPLTIDDVLKFLAPKVDKAAPAKAKGEAASAEAALGAPAVEVDFEVGESVTVMDGPFATLPATISEVNADAQKLKVLVSIFGRETPVELSFTQVAKI, encoded by the coding sequence GTGACCTCCGAGAACGGCGTCGCAGCCGGCGACGAGTACGACGAGCCGGTCGAGGCGGCCACCGTGGCGGACGACGAGGCCGCCGTGTCCGACCAGGACGCCGGCACCGCGGCTGCCGGACTCGACACCGACAGCGCGGAGGCCGAGCCCGAGGACGCAGGCGAGACCGAGGCCGAGGCCGCCGTCGAGACCGAGGCCGCTCCGGCCGAGGACGACGACGAGGACCCGGTCGAGAAGATGCGCAAGGAGCTCAGCTCCCTGCCGGGCGAGTGGTACGTCGTGCACTCCTACGCCGGGTACGAGAACAAGGTCAAGAACAACCTCCAGACCCGTACCCAGACGCTGGACGTCGAGGACTACATCTTCCAGATCGAGGTGCCGACCGAAGAGGTCACCGAGATCAACAAGAACGGCCAGCGCAAGCTGGTGCAGCGCAAGGTGCTGCCCGGTTACATCCTGGTCCGCATGGAGCTCAACGACGCCTCCTGGAGCGCGGTCCGCAACACGCCCGGCGTCACCGGTTTCGTGGGCGCGACGTCGAAGCCGTCCCCGCTGACGATCGACGACGTGCTCAAGTTCCTGGCCCCGAAGGTCGACAAGGCCGCACCGGCGAAGGCCAAGGGCGAGGCCGCCTCGGCGGAGGCCGCCCTGGGCGCGCCCGCGGTCGAGGTCGACTTCGAGGTCGGCGAGTCGGTCACCGTCATGGACGGCCCGTTCGCCACGCTGCCCGCGACGATCAGCGAGGTCAACGCGGACGCGCAGAAGTTGAAGGTCCTGGTGTCGATCTTCGGCCGCGAGACGCCGGTCGAGTTGTCGTTCACGCAGGTCGCCAAGATCTGA